The following DNA comes from Alienimonas californiensis.
CACGGAAGATTCCCCGCCGGACGGCGACGGATCCGCCGGGGGCGAGGGGTCCGACGACGGCGAAGTCGAGCTGCTCATCACCCCCCGGGCCGCGGCGCTGGACGAACTCCAGGTGACGGAGGAGGAGTTCGAATGGGCCCTCGGCCGGGCGCTGGACCTGCTGGAGGAGGCGCCGGAGGACGAGGAGGTCGCCGCGGTGGAAGATCTGGAAATCCAGCTCAACGGTCGGACCTTTCGCCTGGAGGAAGTGGCGGAGATCGAGATCGGCGGCGATCTGTCCGAACTCGGCCCCCTGCCCGATCCGGCCGACGACGACTGGGACGACGACGGAGCGAACGAGGAAGAGTAGGTCGCCGCGGGGCCGCCGGGCGACCGAAACCGCGCTCCCCCGGGCCGCGGCGGCTCCGCTACAGTGGCCCGGTCTCCCGCTCCCGCCGTTCGGAAGCCCGCTCGATGCTCGCCCCGCTCCGTCTCCGTTTCGCCCTGGCGCTGGCCGCCGGTCTGCTCGGTTCGCTGCCGCCGGCACTGGCGGACGACGACCGGGCCGCGGAGCGGGCCGCGATGGTCGAGCGGGCGCTGGTCGCGGAGGGCGTGACCGACGAGCGCGTGCTGAACGCCCTGCGGACGGTGCCCCGGCACGAGTTCGTCCGCTCCGTGGATCACCGCCGGGCCTACGCCGACGCCGCCTTGCCGATCGGGCACGGGCAGACGATCAGCCCGCCGTTCATCGTCGGCTACATGACCGAAACCCTCGACGTGGAGCCGGGGATGAAGGTCCTCGAGATCGGCACCGGCAGCGGCTATCAGGCCGCGGTGCTGGCGGCGATGGGGGCGGACGTCTCCTCCATCGAAATCGTCAAACCCCTCGGCCGGGACGCCGGCCGGCGGCTCAAGGAACTCGGCTATGAGAACGTCCGGGTGAAGGTCGGCGACGGCTACCTCGGCTGGCCGGAGCACGCCCCCTTCGACCGGATCATCGTCACCTGCTCCCCCGAGAGCGTGCCGCGGCCGCTGGTCGAACAGCTCGCCGAGGGCGGCAAACTGCTCGTCCCGCTGGGCGAACGCTTCCAGCAGACCTTCCACCTGTTCACCAAGCGGGGGGGCGAACTGGCCAACGAACAACTGGTGCCCACCTTCTTCGTGCCGATGACCGGCGAGAGTGAGGAGCGCCGCGAGGTCCAGCCGGACGGTCTGCGGCCGCGGGTGGCGAACGCCTCTTTCGAACTGGACGAAAACGGCGACGGCCGGGCCGACGGCTGGCACTACCAGCGGCAAACGCTGCTGATGCCGGACGCCCGCGACGGCGAGTCCGGGGCGCGGGTCGCCAGCGATTCGGAGTTGGGCGGCCTCAAGACCGACGGCGGCGAGGCCCCGGACGGTCAGCGGTACCTGCGGATCGCCGCCCGGGACCCGGACCGCCTCGCCCAAATTTTGCAGGGTCTGCCGGTCGACGGCCGACGGGTGGGGGCGGTCGGTTTGGCGATGCGGGTCCGCGGCGACGCGCTCCTGCCCCCCGCCGCCGGCGGCCCGCCGGCGGGGGCGGCGATCTACTTCTACGACAGCGTCCGCCGGGAGCTGCCGGGCGGGTTCATCGGTCCCTTCGCCGGCACGTTCGACTGGGACGAACGCGGCCGCCGCATCCTCGTCCCGCCGGACGCCCGTGAGATGATCGTCCGCGTCGCCGTGAAGGGCAGCGGCACCCTGGACGTCGACGCCCTCAGCCTGATCTCCTACCCCCGGGCCGTCCCGGTGCGGTGAGGCCGGGCCGGTGGGGCCGGGGCAAGGGGGACCCCGGGGCGTCCCGGATTGACGCGACAGCCCGATGCACGAGCATCGGGGTTCGGCGCCGCCGCGGCGCCGCTCCCGTTCCCCGCCGCCCGGCCGCCGCGCTCGCTCCGGCCCCCTCGATGCCATGACCGCCTTCGACCTCACCGGCTGGACCCGCGTCGCCGTCACCGGGGCGGACGCCGTGAAGTTCCTCCAGAACTTCTGCACGAACGATCTGCTCAAGGCCAAGTGCTCCTGCGAAGCGTTCTTCACCAGCGAGAAGGCCCGCGTGCTGGGCCACGGCTGGCTGCTGAAGGACCAGGACGGCTCCGTGCAGTTCGTCGGCACGCCCGATCAGGGGCCGGGGCTGATCGCCCATCTGTCCAAGTACGCCCTGATGGAGGACGTGGAGTTCGCCGACGAGAGCGGCGATCCGCTGTGGTTCGAATCCCGGACCGACGGCTGGCCGGAGGGCGATCCGCTGGAGGGCGGAACGTTTTACCTCTGCGACCCCTCGGAGGACGCCTGGAGGCTCAGCGAGGAGGCCCGCATCGCTGCCAAGTTGCCGCGAATCGGTACGGACCTGACGGAGGCGAATCTCTGTATGGAAGCCGACCGCCCCTGGGCGATCTGCTACACGAAGGGCTGCTACCTCGGTCAGGAACCGGTCGCCCGGGTGCGGGCGCTGGGCCGGGTGAACAAGCTGCTGCGGGGCCTGACGATCCCCCACGGCTCCCCGCCGGCGGAGCAGGGCGCGATCGTGACCTGCGACGGCGAGGCGATCGGCGTCGTCACCAGCGCCGCGGGGAACGTCGCCCTCGGGATGCTCAAACGCAAATGGGCGGAGCCGGGCACCGCGGTGCAGATTGACGGGATCGACGCGACGGTGTTCTGAACCCCTGATCTAAGCCGGAGGCATGCCTCCGGCTTGGGGGTCGCGGGCGGGGCGGGTAGGCTGCGGGCGCCCATATTTCCCGTCGCCCGAGAGTCTGTCATGTCGAAACCCGTTCGCGTCGCCGTCACCGGGGCGGCCGGCCAAATCGGCTACGCCCTGCTGTTCCGTCTGGCCTCCGGCGAGGTGTTCGGCGCGGACACGCCGGTGCACCTGAACCTCGTCGAGCTGCCGCACGCGATGGACGCCCTTGGCGGGGTCGTGATGGAACTGGACGATTGCGCCTTCCCCACGCTCGAGGGCGTGACGACCGCCGACAGCGATCACCTCGAAGACGGCTTCCGCGACGCGGACTTCGTGTTGTGCGTCGGCAGCGTCCCCCGCAAACAGGGGATGGAGCGGGCGGACTTGCTGAAGGTCAACGGCGGGATCTTCGGCCCCACCGGTCGGGCGATCGACGCCGCCGCCGCGGAGAACGTGAAGGTGATCGTGGTCGGCAACCCCTGCAACACGAACTGCCTGATCGCCATGAGCCACGCCCCGCGGGTGCCGCGCGAGAACTGGTTCGCCATGACCCGGCTGGACCAGAACCGGGCCAAGTCGCAGCTCGCCCAGAAGGCGGGCGTCGGCGTGGGCGACGTGAAATCGCTCGCCATCTGGGGCAACCACAGCCCCACCATGTACCCGGACTTCGACCACGCCACGATCAACGGCACGCCGGTCCCGCAGGCGATCCGCGACCACGAGTGGCTGAAGGGCGAGTTCCTCACCACCGTGCAGCAGCGCGGCGCCGCCGTCATTAAGGCCCGCGGGGCCTCCTCTGCCGCCAGTGCCGCCAACGCGGCGCTGGGCACGCTGATGGACATCACCCGCCCCACCCCCGAGGGCGAGGTCTTCAGCGCCGCGATCTGCTCCACCGGCCAGTACGGCATCGAGGAGGGGATCATGTGCAGCATGCCCCTCCGTACCGACGGCGAGACCTGGCAGGTGGTCGAGGGCTGGGAACACGACGAGTTCGCCCAGGCGAAGATCCAGGCCAGCGTCGACGAATTGAAGAGCGAACGCGACACGGTGCGCGAGATGCTGGGGTGAGCGGGGACCACTCCGACACAGGACTGTTCAACAACGAACTGACGAACGATGGGATTCCCAAGTACTGACCTATTGCAGGTCATCTACTTCCTGCTGCCTGGGTTCGTCGCCGCGTGGATCTTCTATGGATTCACGGCGCACCCGCGACAGTCGCCGTTCGAACGAGTGGTTGAGGCTTTAATTTTCACAGCGTTCGTACAGGCCGCGACTGTCTGTCTACAGAGCTTATTGCTTTGGGCAGGACGTCGGTTCGGTAGCCTCGGGATGTGGACCGAAGCGGGCGGATTTGCCGTCGGCGTTCTACTTGCCTTGCCAATTGGAGCTCTAGCGGCCGCAATGTCGAACGGCAACGCCCCCCACGGGTGGCTGCCGGACTGGATAACGAGGAGAACATCGTTGCCGAGCGAGTGGTACGCCGGCTTCGCGAAGTTTCCACGGTTCGTCTATCTCCGGTTGAAGGATGGGAGGACATTCTACGGGTGGCCGGTGGAGTGGCCGGACACATCGGACTCGGGGCACTTTCTCATGACCCGCTGCGAGTGGATTCTCGCCGACAGCACAAGGGTGGAGTTGCCCCTCATCGAGGCCATGCTCCTCCCAGCGGAGTTAGTCGAGACAGTTGAGTTTGAGCTTCCCCAGCAACAGATCACCGCCCCGGCAATCCGCGAAAACCAGGTATCGCTCCGCGAAATCCACGATGCGCAGCACGAGGCAGGAGTTGTCTCCGGCGTTGAAGCCCGCGACGATGGGAAGAGTTCATCTACACATCAGGAGACGCGTGATGGGGAAGAAGCACCAGTACCCGCCACAAAATCAGACGCGACCGACAGGTCCATTGGTGACGAACGGTTCGAACCCACCGCCCCCGCCGCCGATCACGACCGCAGAGAAGCGACCCGTCTCCCCGCCCCCGCCGCCGAAGACAAATCAGAACCAATAGTCGAGCGGGGTGAGCGATGACTGACTCCCCCCTCTGGCACCCGTTCACGCCGATGCAGGCGTTTGCGGAGGAGCGCGCGCCCGTCATCGCCGCCGCGGACGGGTTCGAACTGATCGACGTCGCCGGCAAGCGCTATCTCGACGGGGTCTCCTCGCTGTGGTGCAACGTACACGGGCACCGGGTGCCGGAGATCGACGAGGCGATCCGGGCGCAGCTCGATCGGGTCGCCCACTCCACGCTGCTGGGCCTGCGGTGCGACGTGGCGGACGAACTCGCCCGCCAACTCGTGCGGATCGCCCCAGCGGCGGCTGGGACCGAGCCGCTGACGAAAGTCTTTTTCAGCGACAGCGGGGCGACCTGCGTGGAGGTCGGCCTGAAGATGGCCTTCCAATACCACCGGCAGAAGGCGACCCCGGAGCGGCGCGACCTGTTCCTCAAGCTCTCGCACGCCTACCACGGGGACACCGTGGGCACGGCGTCGGTCGGCGGGATCTCGCTGTTTCACACCCTCTACGGCGAGCTGTTCTACAAGACCGCCGCGATCCCCTCGCCGACGCCGCCGGGCTACCCGTACGCCCTGCCGGAGGGGCACGACGCCGACTCCCTGCCCCGCTGGGCACTGGCGGAGACCGACCGCCTGCTGGGCGAACACGCTGGGCGGGTCGCGGCGCTGGTGATGGAGCCGCGGGTCCAGGGGGCCGGCGGGCTGCTGATGCACCCGGCCGGCTACCTGCGGTCGATCCGCGAACTCTGCACGAAGCACGACGTCCCGCTGATCGCCGACGAGGTCGCCGTCGGCTTCGGCAAGACGGGCGAGACCTGGGCCTGCCAGACGGAAGACGTCGTCCCCGACTTCCTCTGCACCGCCAAGGGGCTGACGGGCGGCTATCTGCCGGTCGCGGCGACGCTGACGACCGACCGCATCTACGACGCCTTCCTCGGCGAACCGCACGAACTCCGCACCTTCTTCCACGGGCACACCTTTACCGGCAACGCCCTCGGCTGCGCCGCGGCGCTGGCCAGTTTGAAGAAGTACGAAGCGGACGACTGCCCCGCCAACGCCCGGGCCCTGTCGGAAGCGATCGGCGAGCGGCTGGCCCCGTTGGCGGACCACCCGCACGTCGCCGCGGTTCGCCGGTGCGGGGTAATGACGGCGATCGACCTCGTCGCCGAGCGGGTCCCGCACCGCCCCTTCCCGCCGGAGCGCCGCACGGGGCATCGGGCGGTACTGGCGGCCCGGGAGCGGGGCCTGATCCTTCGCCCGCTGGGGGACACGCTGGTGTTGATGCCCGCGGTGGGCATGCCGGTCGGATTGGCAGACCGGCTGTGCGAAACGGCGATCGCCGCGATCGACGCCGCGACCGCCGCCTGAGCGTCCTGCCGACGAATCAGCACCGCCCTCGGCGGCAGCAAGCGTGCCGGGCACGCGCGGTGCTGGGGAAATCTCTGCAACGGGTTCGGGCGCTGCCTGCCTGATTGGCGGGCAGCCCGTTTGTCCGAAATGCGGTCAGACCGTCGATTTGGCGCCCTAATTGAAAACTGTGGCAACGCGCAAGTCCTTTCTGTCGGGGCCTTCCTGAGCGACGTATCCGCGGGAGACGGTTTTCCTCTTGGAAATCCTCCTTGGCATGTGGGTTCGGTGAACGAGCCGATTTGAGGGCTGTCGCGGTCCCCGGTTTGCATTGATCATCCGCACGCCTTGGGCTGACTGCCGCAGCCCCCCGACCCCGAACCGCCTCTCCGTGTCGCCGATCGCTCCCCCCCGCCGCCCCGCTCCCGTTCTGGTCGCCGCCCTGGCGGTCGCCGGGCTGTTGTCCGTTCCCTACGCCGCGTTCGCTGACGAGCCGGCGGAGGACCCGACCGGCCCGCCGGCCCTCATCCCCTGGTTCCCGGGCACCGCTCACGGCCAGAGCTTCAGCGAGGGCGCGATCACCGCGCTCGCGGAGCATCTCGCCTCCAAGCCGTTCGTGCCGGACCCGCCGGTCCCGCAGGAGCTGATCGACCTGGACTACGACGCCTACCGCAAGATCGCCTGGAAGCCGGAGATGTCGCTCTGGCGGTATCTCGACGCCCCCATCCAGGCGGAGCTGATGCACCGCGGGGACATCCTGCGGAACAAGGTGCAAATCAACACCGTGCAGGACGGCAAGGTCGTCACTCTGGCTTTCGACCGGAACCTGTTCGAGTACCGCGGCGACGTCGTCGGCCTGCCGGTCGACGCCGGGGTGGACTACGCCGGGATGAAGCTGATCGGCCCGCTGCCGGGCGCCAAGTACCTGCAGGAGTTCTTCGCCTTCGCCGGCGCCAGCTATTTCCGCGGCATCAGCGCCGGGCAGGTGTACGGAGCGAGCGCCCGCGCGCTGGCGATCGACATCGGCACGCCGCGGGTCGAAGAGTTCCCCATCGTCCGCGGACTCTGGCTCCAGCGGCCGGAGGTGGACGCGAAAGCGGCCCGGGTCTGGGCGATCCTCGATTCGCACGCCGTCGCCGGGGCCTACCGCTTCGACGTCACCCCCGGCGACCCCACCAAATGTGAGGTGCGGGCCACGCTGTTCTTCCGGCACGTGCCCACCAAGGTCGCGGTCGCCCCGGCCAGCAGCATGTTCCTGTGGGGCGACGGCTTCGAGAATCTGAAGCAGGACGCCCGCCCGGAGGTGCACGACTCCGACGGCCTGCTCGTGCATGCCGGCGTGGAGGAGACCGAGAACCCGAACGGCCCGACCGAGTGGACCTTCCGGGCTCTCGGCCAGCAGAGCTACCCGTCCGTCAGCGGTCGCGGGTACGGCTCGATCCGCGGGTTCGGCCTGCTCCAGCGGGACCGCGACCCGGCCCGCTACGCCGACCCCGAGACCCGCTACGAGGACCGCCCGAGCCTGTGGATCACACCGCTGCCGCCGGACCCCTTCGGCACCGGCCCCGGCGCGGTGAACGGAGCGGATTGGGACGACGTGCCGAACGTCTGGGCCGGCGGAACCGTGGAGCTGCTGGAGTACCCGACGGACTTCGAGGGGTTCGACAATATTGCCGCGTGGTGGGTGCCTGCGGTCCAGCCGACTGTCGGCGAGCCCTACCCGATGGCGTATACTCTGAACTTCGTCTCCGGCGATCCCCCGGAGCACGAGCTAGGCAAGGCGGCCGCCTGGACGCGCTCCGCGGATCCGAACGATCCGAAGGCGACGCGGTTGACGGTGGATTTCGTGGGAGTGCCCAAGCGGTCGAATCCGGCTCCCCGGGTGACGACTCAGGGCGGCACCGATACGGACATCGCCATCATCCCGATGGCCAACGGCACGCGGCGCGTCACGCTAACGATCAAACCCGACGCGGACGGTCCCGTGACCGTGGACGTCGCGCTCTTCCCCAAATCTTCAGAGGAAACCGGCGAAGGCTCGTTCGCCGGATCCGACTCTGACGTTCCCGCCTCTGCTTCCCCGGGCGAACTCTCGTCCGGTTCCCTGTCCGAGACCTGGAGGTTTTTATGCCCCCCGCTGCCCTGACCCCCGCTGAACTGAACGTCTCCGTCGACGCGGCGACGACGTCGGCCCCCCACTTCTACGCCGGGGCCCTCGCGGATCCCGTGGCGCTGCAGGCGGCCCGCGACGCCGTCGCGCGGTACCTCGGGGAACTGGGCCTCGCCGTGAACTCCCGCCCGGCCCAGACCGCGATCGCGGCCTGCCTGGACGGGGCGTTCGGCGAGGTCGGCCCGTCCGTTTCGCCGGCCGAACTGTCCCGGATCGCGCTGCGGAACGCGGCGTTGGGCATGTCCCGCTGGCTCACCGAGCTGAGCGATCGCGGCCCGACTCCGCCCCGGCACGCCCGCCTCGCGGCCCGGCTGTCCCGCGGCGGCGTCCTCGCGGTGCCCGCCGTGCGGCGCCACGAAATGATCCCCCAGCAGTTCGGCCGCTGAACCGCCGGGTCGGTCGAGCCTTGGTTAGCGAGTCTTTGCTGAGAAAGTCTCACTGAGGTGACTTTGCTGAGTCCCGCGTCTGTGGATTTCGTCGGTCGACAGGAGTTCGACCGCGAACCGCGCTTCCCCCCCTCCCCCCGGCGGCCATGACGGCCGGCGGCTTCTCCGCCCCGTCGCCGCTCCCCCGTTCGTCCAATATGTCTTCCCACGCCCCCGGGCCGGCCGGCGCCGTCCCGCCCTCGCCCCCCCTCTGCCCCGCCTCCCGCACTGCGGCGCGGACCGCCTTGGCATTGCTGACCGTGGCCGCCACCGCGGCGGCGGCCTGGGCCTTCGCGGGAACCCTGCCGGACGTCTCCGCCTGGCTGCGCTGGCCGCTGGTCGGGCTCTTCGCCGTGCTGTTCGGCTGGATCGCCCTCTCCTTCTGGACGGCGACGCTGGGCTTCGTCTCCGTGCTGCTGCGGCCCACGCCGGCCGTGATCCCCGCGCTGCCGGAGGACTTCGATCCGCTCGACCTCCCGCCGACCGCGGTGCTGGTGCCGGTCTATAACGAGGACCCGACCCGCGTCTGCGCCGGGGTGCGGGCGATGCTGGATTCGCTGCGAGCCGTCTGCCCGGAGAAGGGCGGCGCCGCCCGGCGGTTCGACTTCTTCCTGCTCTCCGACAGCACCAACCCAGACGTGTGGCTCGCCGAGGAGCAGGCCTGGGCCGACCTCACCGACGCCCTGCCGGAGGGCGAGCGCGTCTTCTACCGGCACCGCCCGGAAAACACCGCCCGCAAGGCCGGCAACGTGGCCGACTTCGTGGAGCGCTGGGGCGACCACTACGAGTTTATGGTCACCCTAGACGCGGACAGCCTGATGGCCGGGCCGACGCTGGTCGAAATGACCCGCCGCATCGCCGCCGATCCTTCCTGCGGCATCCTGCAGGCGCCGCCCTCGCCGGTCGGCCGCACCAGCGTGCTGGCCCGCTGGCAGCAGTTCGCCGCCCGGCTGTACTCGCCGGTGTTCCTGCGGGGCTTCAGCCTGTGGGCCGGCACGGACGGCAACTACTGGGGCCACAACGCGATCCTGCGGGTCGAGCCCTTCCGGGCCTGCTGCGACCTGCCGGTGCTGCCGGGCCAGGCCCCGCTGGGCGGGGAGATCCTGAGCCACGACTTCATCGAGGCCGCCCTGATGCGGCGGGCCGGGTGGGGCGTGCGGCTGGCCGAGGATCTCGGCGGCAGTTACGAGGAATGCCCGACCACCCTGCTGGACTGGGCGAAGCGGGATCAGCGCTGGTGCCAGGGCAACCTCCAGCACGGCCGCGTGCTGTGGGAGGCCCGCCGGCGGGTGCGTCAGGGATCGGGCGGACTGGCGGCCGTTTCGAAGCTGCATCTGGCGATGGGCGTGATGGGCTATTGCGCCAGCCCGCTGTGGATGGCGTTCCTGATCCTCACCCTGACGGCCGCCGCCGTGGGCGGGGAACAGTGGGCCGCCGGCGCCGTCGAGGGCGGCGCCGGGTTCGATCCCGCCGTCGTCGGGCTGGGGCTGTTCGGCCTCTGCATGGGCATGCTGATCCTGCCGAAGCTCTACGCCCTGTTCGCCGCGGCTCGGTCGGGTCAGTTGGACGAGTTCGGCGGCGTGCTGCGGGCGACGCTCGGGGTGGTCTGCGAAACGCTGCTGAGCGCCCTCGTCGCCCCGATCATGATGCTGTTCCACAGCCGCTTCGTCCTGACCACGTTGGCCGGGCGGGTGGTGAAATGGACCGCCCAGAGCCGGGGCGAACAGGCCGTCACCTGGAGCGACGCCGTGCGGGCCCATTGGCCGGCGGCGGCGATCGGCCTGCTGGCCGGGCTGGCCGCGGGGCTGGCGGCGCCGCAGTCGCTGCTCTGGCTGACCCCGGTCGCGCTGGGGCTGATCCTCGCCGGGCCGACGGCCGTGCTGCTCGCCAGCCGCGACGCCGGGCTGTGCGCCCGCCGCTGGGGCCTCTGGCTGACCCCGGAGGAGTTGGATCCGCCGCACGTGCTGCGTCGGCACGCGGAACTGCTGGCGACGCCCCCCACGGCGCCGGACGCGGCGTCCTCGGTCAGCGCCGACGACGGGCCACTGTTCGGCCGCGTGCTGCGGGACCCGGCCTTCTTCGCCCTGCACAGCGAACTGCTGGCCGCGACCGACGCCGACCGCCCCCTGCCCGCCGACGCCCGCGATCGCATCGAGAAAGCGGTCGTCCAGGGCGGCCCGGAGGGCTGGGCCCGCCTCACCCCCGCCGATCGCCGGGCCGTGCTCGGCGACCGCCGGACGCTGGCCGAGTTGCACGCCCGCACCCGGATGAACGTCACCGCGGCGTAACTCGTTGTCGGTCGGCACAATCGGGCCGTCCCGCGCTCCGCGGGGCGGCCCCTTTTCATTGGGAGAAGCGACCATGCGATGCGTTTCCTGCCGCGGCGATGCGGAGGCGATCTGCCGGTTCTGCGGCCGTGCCGTCTGCCTGTCCTGTGCGACGACGGAAGAGTTCCGCAGCGGGACCACTCCGAAATACTTCACTCAAACCGCCGGCAGCGCCATTGTGGTCAAAGACGCGATCTGGTGCCGGCAGTGCACGATCGAAGTCGACGGGCGGAGGAAGTTGCCTCGCAGCTAGCTCCGCTGCCTCAGAGCCCTGTGCACCGCATGCACCGCCGCGTAGGTCACGACCGCGATCACCAGCGTGATCCCCGCGGCGATGACCGCCCCCACGAGCACGCCCCGCAGCGGCGCCCGCTCCCCGGCCGTCCACAGGGCCCGGCCGGCGGCGAGCGTCGGTAGCAGGACGAACGCCGTCAGCACGCTGGTGCGAACCGCCGGCGGCACGGCCGACCTCGGATTGCCGACCGGCTCCCGTCGCCGCAGCCGGACCAGGGCGTAGAGACCGACGACCGGCAACAGCAGGAACGTGCTGCCGTATTGCCCGAAGCGGAAGCCCGGCACCGCGTGATGCCGCAGCGGCAACCACTCCGGCAGGGTGAACCAGACCCGGTCCAGCACGGGCAGCATCTGCACGCCCCAGCGATCGGCGTGGGTGAACGAATCCCACAGCACATGGCTGGCGGCGCCGATCACGATCAGCCCCGCCGCCCACAGCAGCGTGCGGAGGGTGAGCGGGGGTTGCGGCGTGCCCCGCGGCCGATTCAACCGGACCCGCGCCCACTCCGGGGCGAGGTCGACCAGGGGAGCCTTGGCGAAGTACTCCCACCCCAGAAACGCCGCCATCCCCAGCGGCAGGCAGAGCGTGAACAGCCCCCGCACCGAGTGCGTCGCCCAGTAGTCGATCACGTTCGGCAAGAACACGCCCGCG
Coding sequences within:
- the mdoH gene encoding glucans biosynthesis glucosyltransferase MdoH, with the protein product MSSHAPGPAGAVPPSPPLCPASRTAARTALALLTVAATAAAAWAFAGTLPDVSAWLRWPLVGLFAVLFGWIALSFWTATLGFVSVLLRPTPAVIPALPEDFDPLDLPPTAVLVPVYNEDPTRVCAGVRAMLDSLRAVCPEKGGAARRFDFFLLSDSTNPDVWLAEEQAWADLTDALPEGERVFYRHRPENTARKAGNVADFVERWGDHYEFMVTLDADSLMAGPTLVEMTRRIAADPSCGILQAPPSPVGRTSVLARWQQFAARLYSPVFLRGFSLWAGTDGNYWGHNAILRVEPFRACCDLPVLPGQAPLGGEILSHDFIEAALMRRAGWGVRLAEDLGGSYEECPTTLLDWAKRDQRWCQGNLQHGRVLWEARRRVRQGSGGLAAVSKLHLAMGVMGYCASPLWMAFLILTLTAAAVGGEQWAAGAVEGGAGFDPAVVGLGLFGLCMGMLILPKLYALFAAARSGQLDEFGGVLRATLGVVCETLLSALVAPIMMLFHSRFVLTTLAGRVVKWTAQSRGEQAVTWSDAVRAHWPAAAIGLLAGLAAGLAAPQSLLWLTPVALGLILAGPTAVLLASRDAGLCARRWGLWLTPEELDPPHVLRRHAELLATPPTAPDAASSVSADDGPLFGRVLRDPAFFALHSELLAATDADRPLPADARDRIEKAVVQGGPEGWARLTPADRRAVLGDRRTLAELHARTRMNVTAA
- a CDS encoding DUF6338 family protein, producing MQVIYFLLPGFVAAWIFYGFTAHPRQSPFERVVEALIFTAFVQAATVCLQSLLLWAGRRFGSLGMWTEAGGFAVGVLLALPIGALAAAMSNGNAPHGWLPDWITRRTSLPSEWYAGFAKFPRFVYLRLKDGRTFYGWPVEWPDTSDSGHFLMTRCEWILADSTRVELPLIEAMLLPAELVETVEFELPQQQITAPAIRENQVSLREIHDAQHEAGVVSGVEARDDGKSSSTHQETRDGEEAPVPATKSDATDRSIGDERFEPTAPAADHDRREATRLPAPAAEDKSEPIVERGER
- a CDS encoding malate dehydrogenase — its product is MSKPVRVAVTGAAGQIGYALLFRLASGEVFGADTPVHLNLVELPHAMDALGGVVMELDDCAFPTLEGVTTADSDHLEDGFRDADFVLCVGSVPRKQGMERADLLKVNGGIFGPTGRAIDAAAAENVKVIVVGNPCNTNCLIAMSHAPRVPRENWFAMTRLDQNRAKSQLAQKAGVGVGDVKSLAIWGNHSPTMYPDFDHATINGTPVPQAIRDHEWLKGEFLTTVQQRGAAVIKARGASSAASAANAALGTLMDITRPTPEGEVFSAAICSTGQYGIEEGIMCSMPLRTDGETWQVVEGWEHDEFAQAKIQASVDELKSERDTVREMLG
- a CDS encoding DUF4184 family protein is translated as MPFTLTHVAAVLPALPWLRRRFAGNRSVPASALVIGSMIPDAGVFLPNVIDYWATHSVRGLFTLCLPLGMAAFLGWEYFAKAPLVDLAPEWARVRLNRPRGTPQPPLTLRTLLWAAGLIVIGAASHVLWDSFTHADRWGVQMLPVLDRVWFTLPEWLPLRHHAVPGFRFGQYGSTFLLLPVVGLYALVRLRRREPVGNPRSAVPPAVRTSVLTAFVLLPTLAAGRALWTAGERAPLRGVLVGAVIAAGITLVIAVVTYAAVHAVHRALRQRS
- the bioA gene encoding adenosylmethionine--8-amino-7-oxononanoate transaminase, giving the protein MTDSPLWHPFTPMQAFAEERAPVIAAADGFELIDVAGKRYLDGVSSLWCNVHGHRVPEIDEAIRAQLDRVAHSTLLGLRCDVADELARQLVRIAPAAAGTEPLTKVFFSDSGATCVEVGLKMAFQYHRQKATPERRDLFLKLSHAYHGDTVGTASVGGISLFHTLYGELFYKTAAIPSPTPPGYPYALPEGHDADSLPRWALAETDRLLGEHAGRVAALVMEPRVQGAGGLLMHPAGYLRSIRELCTKHDVPLIADEVAVGFGKTGETWACQTEDVVPDFLCTAKGLTGGYLPVAATLTTDRIYDAFLGEPHELRTFFHGHTFTGNALGCAAALASLKKYEADDCPANARALSEAIGERLAPLADHPHVAAVRRCGVMTAIDLVAERVPHRPFPPERRTGHRAVLAARERGLILRPLGDTLVLMPAVGMPVGLADRLCETAIAAIDAATAA
- the ygfZ gene encoding CAF17-like 4Fe-4S cluster assembly/insertion protein YgfZ; the protein is MTAFDLTGWTRVAVTGADAVKFLQNFCTNDLLKAKCSCEAFFTSEKARVLGHGWLLKDQDGSVQFVGTPDQGPGLIAHLSKYALMEDVEFADESGDPLWFESRTDGWPEGDPLEGGTFYLCDPSEDAWRLSEEARIAAKLPRIGTDLTEANLCMEADRPWAICYTKGCYLGQEPVARVRALGRVNKLLRGLTIPHGSPPAEQGAIVTCDGEAIGVVTSAAGNVALGMLKRKWAEPGTAVQIDGIDATVF
- a CDS encoding protein-L-isoaspartate(D-aspartate) O-methyltransferase translates to MLAPLRLRFALALAAGLLGSLPPALADDDRAAERAAMVERALVAEGVTDERVLNALRTVPRHEFVRSVDHRRAYADAALPIGHGQTISPPFIVGYMTETLDVEPGMKVLEIGTGSGYQAAVLAAMGADVSSIEIVKPLGRDAGRRLKELGYENVRVKVGDGYLGWPEHAPFDRIIVTCSPESVPRPLVEQLAEGGKLLVPLGERFQQTFHLFTKRGGELANEQLVPTFFVPMTGESEERREVQPDGLRPRVANASFELDENGDGRADGWHYQRQTLLMPDARDGESGARVASDSELGGLKTDGGEAPDGQRYLRIAARDPDRLAQILQGLPVDGRRVGAVGLAMRVRGDALLPPAAGGPPAGAAIYFYDSVRRELPGGFIGPFAGTFDWDERGRRILVPPDAREMIVRVAVKGSGTLDVDALSLISYPRAVPVR
- a CDS encoding glucan biosynthesis protein — encoded protein: MSPIAPPRRPAPVLVAALAVAGLLSVPYAAFADEPAEDPTGPPALIPWFPGTAHGQSFSEGAITALAEHLASKPFVPDPPVPQELIDLDYDAYRKIAWKPEMSLWRYLDAPIQAELMHRGDILRNKVQINTVQDGKVVTLAFDRNLFEYRGDVVGLPVDAGVDYAGMKLIGPLPGAKYLQEFFAFAGASYFRGISAGQVYGASARALAIDIGTPRVEEFPIVRGLWLQRPEVDAKAARVWAILDSHAVAGAYRFDVTPGDPTKCEVRATLFFRHVPTKVAVAPASSMFLWGDGFENLKQDARPEVHDSDGLLVHAGVEETENPNGPTEWTFRALGQQSYPSVSGRGYGSIRGFGLLQRDRDPARYADPETRYEDRPSLWITPLPPDPFGTGPGAVNGADWDDVPNVWAGGTVELLEYPTDFEGFDNIAAWWVPAVQPTVGEPYPMAYTLNFVSGDPPEHELGKAAAWTRSADPNDPKATRLTVDFVGVPKRSNPAPRVTTQGGTDTDIAIIPMANGTRRVTLTIKPDADGPVTVDVALFPKSSEETGEGSFAGSDSDVPASASPGELSSGSLSETWRFLCPPLP